A single window of Dendropsophus ebraccatus isolate aDenEbr1 chromosome 5, aDenEbr1.pat, whole genome shotgun sequence DNA harbors:
- the LOC138794043 gene encoding olfactory receptor 52D1-like codes for MENITFSSSVLTLNFGELTQVKYLYWVIAFIGYILIIFLNGVVIGTVWYHKSLQEPMYIFISVLCMNGLYGSSAFFPSLLVNLLQKNPSISYIACLTQVFCIHTYASYEMTVLASMAYDRYVSICNPLRYNRIMTTSTVLKMLLAAWLYPNILISILIILAVRLPLCDTNILKIYCENWAVVRLSCIDTSVNNVYGLLITAPIVGLPFLLICYSYLQIIRVCMKSSKDTKEKALQTCTPHLITIVNFLTDLFFEILLYRFPPTNLPSEIKIFMSMQFMVVPPILNPVIYGLKMREIKSKVKQLLLGKQTKIQDKIIQ; via the coding sequence ATGGAAAATATCACATTCTCATCTTCCGTGTTGACGCTGAACTTTGGGGAATTAACTCAAGTAAAATATCTCTATTGGGTCATTGCTTTCATCGGCTATATCCTGATTATATTTCTCAATGGTGTGGTGATTGGTACAGTGTGGTATCACAAGAGCCTTCAGGAGCCCATGTACATCTTCATATCTGTACTATGTATGAATGGTCTCTATGGCAGTAGTGCCTTCTTCCCCAGTCTTTTAGTAAACCTGCTTCAGAAGAATCCATCTATTTCCTATATTGCTTGCTTGACGCAGGTATTTTGCATCCACACCTATGCATCATATGAGATGACTGTCTTGGCCTCAATGGCCTATGACCGCTATGTGAGTATCTGTAATCCTCTGCGGTATAACAGGATAATGACAACATCTACAGTCCTAAAGATGCTACTTGCAGCCTGGTTATATCCTAACATACTGATATCCATCCTTATCATACTGGCAGTTAGACTTCCATTATGTGACACCAACATACTAAAGATTTACTGTGAAAACTGGGCGGTGGTCAGACTCTCCTGCATAGACACATCGGTTAACAATGTCTATGGACTCCTCATCACTGCGCCTATTGTCGGATTACCATTCTTACTGATATGCTATTCTTATCTCCAGATTATCAGGGTCTGTATGAAATCCTCCAAGGATACTAAGGAGAAGGCTCTGCAGACCTGTACTCCCCATCTCATCACCATAGTAAACTTCCTTACTGACCTATTCTTTGAGATCCTTTTATATCGCTTTCCTCCAACCAATCTACCATCTGAGATCAAGATCTTTATGTCCATGCAATTTATGGTGGTTCCACCCATCCTGAATCCTGTCATTTATGGTTTAAAGATGAGGGAAATAAAGTCTAAAGTGAAACAACTTTTATtaggaaaacaaacaaaaatacaaGATAAAATTATCCAATAA